A window of the Cystobacter fuscus genome harbors these coding sequences:
- a CDS encoding putative metal-binding motif-containing protein, with protein sequence MRRLWILGLLLASVACSEKGPPEGAVRVTVKYGSYRPACLRVVARDSQGHMEQTDILQNQFKAPEARQVLVAVFRKAEWERQLSLEVSSFDGSTDAGCSGTLIETYSTSEPIQVPLGDILPFEATLRAKDDDGDSFIAREEGVAGTDCDDGDNTVYPGAAERCSASVDSDCNGLSGCQDSRCQQASCDDGNACTTQDVCTGASVCQGAPTPCTPSSNCVRVTGGCTALGNCTEEPDPSKVSATCTLVGGTGNGVCRATDGKCSRFPYVPSNFDPDSIPAASIIPLNITCDVTFDSTTLSWTPATCVSNPPTPIQLPEGSGMVLFALSNLNLNANLRLEGTRPVILAVYGDATLNYNVLANGRGTTPGAGGRTQQTCPEQRGRGGVSSNSVGSGGGGAGGKTNGAAGGNGTDAGATRGDGGSAGGNVFVPLAGGCPGGGGGEDSVGGAGGAGGGAVQISVAGTLTVTKQVSASGGGGRGGRNTADGAVGGGGGGGSGGQVLLEAHQLNLNASSQLTANGGGGGEGSGYRSSNNRSEGNNADDGSTTSGGQANGGSNGSNGGGDGGKGGAQASPGPGGNATPVATGDKATGGGGGGAAGHIRLRSVKRCSLSSSIVISPPTDTQCPL encoded by the coding sequence ATGCGTCGACTCTGGATATTGGGACTGCTCCTGGCCTCCGTTGCGTGCAGCGAGAAGGGACCCCCCGAGGGGGCCGTACGGGTCACGGTGAAGTACGGCTCCTACCGGCCGGCGTGTCTGCGCGTGGTGGCCAGGGACTCCCAGGGGCATATGGAGCAGACGGACATCCTCCAGAACCAGTTCAAGGCTCCGGAGGCGAGGCAGGTCCTGGTCGCGGTGTTCCGTAAAGCCGAGTGGGAACGGCAACTGTCGCTGGAGGTGTCCTCCTTCGATGGCTCCACGGACGCGGGGTGTTCTGGCACCTTGATCGAGACGTACTCCACCTCCGAGCCCATCCAGGTCCCCCTGGGTGACATCCTCCCCTTCGAGGCGACGCTGCGGGCGAAGGACGATGACGGCGACTCCTTCATCGCGCGGGAAGAGGGCGTGGCGGGGACGGACTGCGATGACGGGGACAACACGGTGTATCCGGGCGCCGCCGAGCGGTGCAGTGCCTCCGTGGACTCCGACTGCAATGGTTTGTCCGGCTGCCAGGACTCCAGGTGCCAGCAAGCTTCGTGCGACGATGGCAATGCCTGCACCACGCAGGATGTGTGTACCGGAGCGAGTGTTTGTCAGGGTGCCCCGACTCCGTGCACGCCCTCCAGCAACTGTGTCCGAGTGACTGGAGGCTGTACGGCGCTCGGCAATTGCACCGAGGAGCCGGACCCCAGCAAGGTGAGCGCCACGTGCACGCTGGTGGGAGGCACCGGGAATGGGGTGTGCCGTGCCACCGACGGCAAGTGCAGCCGCTTCCCCTACGTTCCGAGCAACTTCGATCCGGATTCCATTCCCGCGGCGAGCATCATTCCCCTGAACATCACGTGTGATGTCACCTTCGACTCGACGACGCTGAGCTGGACTCCCGCGACCTGCGTCAGCAATCCCCCCACACCCATCCAACTGCCTGAAGGCTCGGGCATGGTGCTGTTCGCCTTGTCGAACTTGAACTTGAACGCGAATCTTCGGCTCGAGGGCACTCGCCCCGTCATCCTGGCGGTCTACGGAGACGCCACGCTGAACTACAACGTTCTCGCCAATGGCAGGGGCACGACGCCCGGCGCGGGCGGCCGTACACAGCAGACCTGCCCGGAGCAGCGTGGCAGGGGCGGCGTGTCCAGTAACTCGGTGGGTTCAGGTGGCGGAGGCGCTGGAGGGAAGACCAACGGTGCCGCGGGAGGCAATGGGACGGATGCTGGTGCGACGCGTGGCGATGGCGGGAGCGCGGGGGGTAATGTCTTCGTTCCCCTGGCTGGAGGTTGTCCGGGTGGTGGCGGCGGCGAGGACAGCGTGGGCGGCGCGGGCGGCGCGGGCGGGGGCGCGGTGCAGATTTCCGTGGCGGGCACCCTCACGGTCACCAAACAGGTCTCCGCCAGCGGAGGTGGTGGGCGAGGAGGGCGGAACACCGCCGACGGTGCGGTGGGTGGCGGAGGGGGCGGAGGCAGTGGGGGGCAGGTGCTGCTCGAGGCCCATCAGTTGAATCTGAACGCTTCTTCCCAACTGACGGCGAATGGCGGAGGGGGTGGTGAGGGCAGTGGCTACCGTTCCAGCAACAACCGGTCCGAGGGCAACAATGCTGACGACGGTTCCACGACGTCCGGCGGCCAGGCCAATGGTGGAAGCAACGGCTCCAATGGGGGCGGGGATGGAGGCAAAGGTGGCGCCCAGGCGTCGCCTGGTCCTGGCGGCAATGCCACTCCGGTGGCGACTGGTGACAAGGCAACTGGGGGTGGTGGCGGAGGCGCCGCGGGCCACATCCGGTTGAGGTCCGTGAAGCGCTGCTCCCTCAGCAGCTCCATCGTCATCAGTCCGCCGACCGACACGCAGTGCCCGCTGTAG
- a CDS encoding MDR family MFS transporter, whose product MNAEAPREVRFWPFMFALFLGSFITVLSSSSITIAIPEMQRHFGAELALMQWTLTGFMLAMGTVAPLTGYLGDRFSFKWLYLAAMGGFLVASLLCGWAWDAMSLVAFRCLQGAFSGLVMPVTMTLIYQVLPREKQALAISLWSLSAMLAPAFGPTLAGALITLSSWRWLFFFNVPLCLLALVLTQREVAWYRLREPGPFDLPGLLTVVISSLALLMAFSRSGTWGWGNPKTLGLFVLGGVSLLVFIARELKVEAPLLNLRVLTNRRYLLTLIVSSIITISLYAGVFLLPVFLQRIQGRTPLDTGLILLPASLAMALLMPLVGRLYGVLGPRVLMVTGISMIGVGTYALSHLEPETSRTYVLLWMLVRNVGISLSTMPASNAGMEQIPPVLSGHASSLSNWLRNVFGSFSIAIFTSLLSTFGRIEGAKLVERGVMEEPQRMEALAFVASINDVHLVATIVVLAALPLSLMVPRLSRT is encoded by the coding sequence ATGAACGCGGAAGCACCTCGCGAGGTGAGGTTCTGGCCGTTCATGTTCGCGCTCTTCCTCGGCTCGTTCATCACGGTGCTGAGTTCCAGCTCGATCACGATCGCCATTCCCGAGATGCAGCGGCACTTCGGTGCCGAGCTCGCCCTGATGCAGTGGACGCTGACGGGATTCATGCTGGCCATGGGCACGGTGGCGCCGCTCACCGGCTATCTGGGGGACAGGTTCAGCTTCAAGTGGCTGTACCTGGCGGCGATGGGGGGCTTCCTGGTGGCGTCGCTCCTGTGCGGGTGGGCGTGGGACGCGATGTCGCTCGTGGCGTTCCGGTGCCTGCAGGGGGCGTTCAGCGGGCTCGTCATGCCCGTGACGATGACGCTCATCTACCAGGTACTTCCCCGGGAGAAGCAGGCACTGGCGATCAGCCTCTGGAGCCTGTCGGCCATGCTCGCGCCCGCCTTCGGTCCGACGCTGGCCGGAGCGTTGATCACCCTGAGCAGTTGGAGGTGGTTGTTCTTCTTCAACGTGCCGCTGTGCCTGCTGGCGCTCGTGCTGACGCAGCGGGAGGTGGCCTGGTACCGGCTGCGCGAGCCCGGCCCCTTCGACCTGCCCGGGCTGCTCACGGTCGTCATCAGCAGTCTGGCGCTGTTGATGGCCTTCAGCCGGAGCGGGACGTGGGGCTGGGGCAACCCGAAGACCCTGGGCCTGTTCGTGCTGGGGGGCGTGTCGCTGCTCGTCTTCATCGCCCGGGAGTTGAAGGTGGAGGCGCCCCTGCTCAACCTGCGGGTGCTCACCAATCGGCGCTACCTGCTGACGCTGATCGTCTCCAGCATCATCACGATCAGCCTGTACGCGGGCGTGTTCCTGCTGCCGGTGTTCCTGCAACGGATTCAAGGGAGGACGCCGCTCGACACGGGGTTGATCCTCCTGCCCGCGTCCCTGGCCATGGCGCTGCTGATGCCGCTCGTCGGACGCCTGTATGGCGTGCTCGGGCCGCGCGTGCTCATGGTGACGGGCATCTCGATGATCGGCGTGGGCACCTATGCCTTGAGCCACCTGGAGCCGGAGACCTCACGCACCTACGTGTTGCTGTGGATGCTGGTGCGCAACGTGGGCATCTCGCTGTCCACCATGCCGGCGAGCAACGCGGGAATGGAGCAGATTCCTCCCGTGCTCAGTGGCCATGCGTCCTCGCTGAGCAACTGGCTGCGCAACGTGTTCGGCTCGTTCTCGATCGCCATCTTCACCTCGCTGCTGTCCACGTTCGGCCGGATCGAGGGAGCGAAACTGGTGGAGCGGGGAGTCATGGAGGAGCCCCAGCGCATGGAAGCGCTCGCGTTCGTGGCGAGCATCAACGACGTGCACCTGGTGGCCACGATCGTGGTGCTGGCCGCGCTGCCGCTCAGCCTGATGGTGCCCCGACTCTCCCGCACATGA
- a CDS encoding HAD family hydrolase, with amino-acid sequence MLTIFDCDGVLIDSEILASGVYAEMMRELGLSLSHEEAINRFTGLTHAQLEILIHRELGRPLPSDFRQRATLEIDRRLESVKPIAGVHALLDRLQGPRCVCSNSSTARLKISMGATGLWERFQPHIFSAPELGRSKPAPDVFLHAARVFGVQPRDALVIEDSSHGIEGAVAAGMRVIGFTGGGHSWPGHARALLEAGAVKVVSRLEDVGTAIEALAA; translated from the coding sequence ATGCTCACCATTTTCGACTGTGACGGCGTGTTGATCGACTCGGAAATCCTGGCGTCGGGGGTCTACGCCGAGATGATGCGCGAGCTGGGCCTCTCCCTCTCCCATGAGGAGGCCATCAACCGCTTCACCGGGCTGACCCACGCGCAACTCGAGATCCTCATCCACCGGGAGCTCGGGCGGCCCCTGCCCTCAGACTTCCGTCAGCGCGCGACGCTCGAGATCGATCGCAGGTTGGAGAGCGTGAAGCCCATCGCGGGTGTGCATGCGCTGCTCGATCGGCTCCAGGGCCCGCGCTGCGTCTGCTCGAACTCGAGCACCGCGCGGCTGAAGATCAGCATGGGCGCGACGGGCCTCTGGGAGCGCTTCCAACCCCACATCTTCTCGGCCCCCGAGCTGGGCCGCTCGAAGCCCGCGCCCGATGTCTTCCTGCACGCGGCCCGGGTGTTCGGTGTGCAGCCGCGCGACGCGCTCGTCATCGAGGACTCCTCGCACGGCATCGAGGGGGCCGTCGCGGCGGGCATGCGGGTGATCGGCTTCACGGGAGGCGGCCACTCCTGGCCCGGTCATGCACGGGCCCTGCTGGAGGCGGGAGCGGTGAAGGTGGTGTCCCGCCTCGAGGATGTGGGCACGGCCATCGAGGCGCTCGCGGCCTGA
- the infC gene encoding translation initiation factor IF-3 — MIRDQRSSRGGSRDQRTNRRIRAREVRVVGPDGGQLGVMPLEAALDRARSEGLDLVEISPMAVPPVCKIMDYGKFKYEEKKRASEAKKKQVVVHLKEIKLRPKTEEHDYEFKVRNVRRFLEDGDKAKVVIQFRGREITHKEQGTTILQDVIQDLKEVAVVEQAPRMEGRLMFMILAPNPKVAQRARELARQAAASPSAKKPASETKPAASSAPTADEQDAQSAAP, encoded by the coding sequence ATCATTCGCGACCAGAGAAGCAGCCGCGGCGGTAGCCGCGATCAGAGAACCAATCGCCGTATCCGCGCCCGGGAAGTCCGGGTGGTGGGCCCCGATGGCGGGCAGCTCGGCGTCATGCCGCTCGAGGCCGCCCTGGATCGGGCCCGCTCCGAGGGACTCGACCTGGTCGAGATCAGCCCCATGGCCGTTCCACCGGTCTGCAAGATCATGGACTACGGCAAGTTCAAGTACGAGGAGAAGAAGCGGGCCTCGGAAGCCAAGAAGAAGCAGGTCGTCGTCCACCTCAAGGAGATCAAGCTCCGCCCGAAGACGGAGGAGCATGACTACGAGTTCAAGGTCCGCAACGTGCGGCGCTTCCTCGAGGATGGAGACAAGGCGAAGGTGGTCATCCAGTTCCGGGGCCGGGAAATCACCCACAAGGAGCAGGGCACCACCATCCTTCAGGACGTGATCCAGGACCTGAAGGAAGTGGCGGTCGTCGAGCAGGCCCCCCGCATGGAAGGGCGCCTGATGTTCATGATCCTCGCGCCCAACCCCAAGGTGGCCCAGCGTGCTCGCGAGCTGGCGAGGCAGGCCGCGGCCAGCCCCAGCGCCAAGAAGCCGGCGAGCGAGACCAAGCCCGCCGCGTCCTCCGCTCCCACGGCGGACGAGCAGGACGCACAGAGCGCCGCTCCCTGA
- a CDS encoding LysR family transcriptional regulator: MRGGEFADLQAFAAIARHGHFARAAAELGVSPSALSQTMRHLEERLGVRLLHRTTRSVALTEAGARLLERLVPVFEGLDAALEGINAFRERPTGTLRLTAPRSATVHFLQPLFVRFHEKYPDVALDITVDDAVVDIVAAGFDAGLRLGERLEQDMVAVKLGGPLRQLAVASPGYLARHGTPRTPEELLNHTCINWRQSGSLALYPWEFAREGKWFEVAVKGPLILNDRRLAIEAAMEGLGIAFWSESFMRPFIDEGRLVPMLEEWSPPFPGFYLHHPSGRQMPAALRALIDMLKESFPAK; encoded by the coding sequence ATGCGTGGCGGTGAGTTCGCGGATCTCCAGGCCTTCGCCGCCATTGCCCGGCATGGGCACTTCGCGCGGGCCGCCGCGGAGCTGGGCGTGTCGCCCTCGGCGCTCAGCCAGACGATGCGTCACCTGGAGGAGCGACTCGGGGTGCGGCTGCTCCACCGCACCACGCGCAGCGTCGCCCTGACGGAGGCGGGAGCGCGTCTGCTCGAGCGGCTCGTGCCCGTCTTCGAGGGGCTGGACGCGGCGCTCGAGGGCATCAACGCCTTTCGCGAGCGCCCCACGGGCACCCTCCGCCTGACGGCCCCCCGCTCGGCCACCGTGCACTTCCTCCAGCCCCTGTTCGTCCGCTTCCACGAGAAGTACCCGGACGTGGCGCTCGACATCACGGTGGATGACGCGGTGGTGGACATCGTCGCGGCGGGCTTCGACGCGGGGCTGCGTCTGGGCGAGCGGCTCGAGCAGGACATGGTGGCGGTGAAGCTCGGGGGGCCGCTGCGCCAGCTCGCGGTGGCCTCGCCCGGCTATCTCGCGCGCCATGGGACGCCCCGCACGCCCGAGGAGCTGCTGAACCACACCTGCATCAACTGGCGCCAGTCTGGCAGCCTGGCCCTCTACCCGTGGGAGTTCGCCCGGGAGGGCAAATGGTTCGAGGTGGCGGTGAAGGGTCCGCTCATCCTCAATGATCGGAGGCTCGCCATCGAGGCCGCGATGGAGGGCCTCGGCATCGCCTTCTGGTCCGAGAGCTTCATGCGGCCGTTCATCGACGAGGGCCGGCTGGTGCCGATGTTGGAGGAGTGGTCCCCGCCCTTCCCGGGCTTCTACCTGCACCATCCGAGTGGCCGGCAGATGCCCGCGGCGCTGCGCGCGTTGATCGACATGCTCAAGGAGTCCTTCCCGGCGAAGTAA
- a CDS encoding FIST signal transduction protein, producing MTVTIGVGVGHDQDTKQAMRGAVERARAGLGGAPIQAAYLTATVDHEAADVHATFRELLPGVALHGVTTSLGVLTPEGVQNEGHGALAVMLFGGPPGMAFVASSQEEEGRRAGETAARALVRQAGGRQPRMILFNASPGQEEAMLTGIASVCPDVPCSGGSAADHAIAGQWSVFTHEGPVRSGVSLLGFFGELRCGTALSVPYAPTGTRARATGSEGRTLLTLDDQPAAQVLGRWMEGAIDEQLRSGGNILAQTALRPIAVRREFGQGEHYITVHPAHLHADRGTVDIFANIEPRDEVCLMTGTPEGLVNEMAHLIDMTLARAGLTAREVKGASLIFCAGCAGALGPRIDEGLRTFTRLLPGVPMLGLCTFGEQGHVPGLGNVHQDLSLSLALFGDERP from the coding sequence ATGACGGTGACGATTGGAGTGGGAGTGGGTCATGACCAGGACACGAAGCAGGCAATGCGCGGCGCGGTGGAGCGGGCACGGGCGGGACTGGGCGGCGCACCCATCCAGGCGGCCTACCTCACCGCGACGGTGGACCACGAGGCGGCGGACGTCCATGCCACCTTCCGGGAGCTGTTGCCCGGAGTCGCGCTGCACGGGGTGACCACGTCGCTCGGGGTGCTCACGCCGGAGGGCGTCCAGAACGAGGGCCATGGGGCGCTGGCGGTGATGTTGTTCGGCGGCCCACCGGGAATGGCCTTCGTGGCATCGTCGCAGGAGGAGGAGGGGCGCCGGGCGGGAGAGACCGCGGCACGCGCGCTGGTGCGCCAGGCCGGAGGCCGTCAACCGAGGATGATTCTCTTCAATGCCTCGCCGGGGCAGGAGGAGGCGATGCTGACGGGCATCGCGAGTGTCTGTCCGGACGTGCCCTGCTCCGGAGGCAGCGCCGCGGATCACGCCATCGCGGGACAGTGGAGTGTCTTCACCCACGAGGGGCCGGTGCGCTCGGGCGTGTCGCTGCTGGGGTTCTTCGGCGAGCTGCGGTGTGGCACGGCGCTGTCGGTGCCCTACGCCCCCACGGGCACGCGCGCGCGGGCCACGGGCTCCGAGGGCCGGACCCTGCTGACGCTGGATGATCAGCCCGCTGCCCAGGTCCTGGGGCGTTGGATGGAGGGGGCCATCGACGAGCAGCTGCGCTCGGGCGGCAACATCCTCGCGCAGACGGCGCTCCGGCCCATCGCCGTGCGCCGGGAGTTCGGCCAGGGGGAGCACTACATCACGGTGCACCCGGCCCATCTCCACGCGGACCGGGGCACGGTGGACATCTTCGCCAACATCGAGCCCCGGGACGAGGTGTGCTTGATGACCGGCACGCCCGAGGGGTTGGTGAACGAGATGGCCCACCTCATCGACATGACGCTGGCGCGGGCGGGACTGACGGCGCGTGAGGTGAAGGGGGCCTCGCTCATCTTCTGCGCCGGGTGCGCGGGTGCCCTGGGGCCCCGCATCGACGAAGGCCTGCGCACGTTCACGCGACTGCTTCCCGGGGTGCCCATGCTCGGCCTGTGCACCTTCGGCGAACAGGGTCACGTGCCGGGACTCGGCAACGTGCATCAGGATCTGTCGCTCAGCCTCGCGCTCTTCGGCGACGAGCGGCCCTGA
- a CDS encoding putative metal-binding motif-containing protein, producing the protein MRRLWILGLLLTSVACREKAPPEGAVRVTVNYGSYRPECLRVVAKDAQGQEGRTEILQDNFKDPDGRKILVGVFRKAEWSRELTLEVSSFDNSEGEACSGNVVEQHSSPPIPVPPGDFATYEATLRAKDDDGDSFAAREEGVMGLDCDDKSAEVHPGAAERCSVAVDYDCNGFKGCQDSRCQQSACDDDNPCTTGDRCEGSGVSAQCKGQAVQCETPAGACVLGAACSQETGQCVVTRKQCAAPTNTCLEAGVCNDTTGNCDYAPKQASMSCDDNQACTTGDVCNGSGVCQGTQTPCTPSSICFRVKSGCTALGNCIEEPDPAKVSTTCTLEGGTNGVCRATDGKCSRFPYIPSNFDPDTVPSASIIPLNITCDVTFNSEDLSWNPATCVSNPPTPIELSQGSGMVLLALSNLNLNASLRLEGTRPVILAVYGDATLNNHILANGRGTVPGAGGSLEQACTVRRGRGGVFSGSVGGGGGGAGGGTAGAAGGNGTAAGSDRGEGGSAGGNVFVPLEGGCSGGSGGGDVEAGKGGAGGGAVQISVAGTLTVNQRVSASGGGGRGGQGTADGKVGGAGGGGSGGQVLLEAHQLNIGNSSRLTANGGAGGEGGGFLSGGTRSNGRAGGDGLVDSANQAAGGRDDSTSGGDGGAGGSRNGPPGAGDAGLSVAGSSGGGGGGGGAAGHIRLRSVKSCSISNANSISPATDTQCPL; encoded by the coding sequence ATGCGTCGACTCTGGATATTGGGACTGCTCTTGACGTCCGTTGCGTGCCGCGAGAAGGCTCCTCCCGAGGGGGCCGTGCGGGTCACGGTGAATTATGGCTCCTACCGGCCCGAGTGTCTGCGCGTGGTGGCCAAGGACGCCCAGGGGCAGGAGGGCCGGACGGAAATCCTCCAGGACAATTTCAAGGATCCGGATGGGAGGAAGATCCTCGTCGGGGTGTTCCGCAAGGCCGAGTGGAGTCGGGAGCTGACGCTGGAGGTGTCCTCCTTCGATAACTCCGAGGGAGAGGCGTGCTCCGGCAACGTGGTGGAGCAGCACTCCTCGCCGCCCATCCCGGTGCCCCCGGGGGACTTCGCCACCTACGAGGCGACGCTGCGGGCGAAGGACGATGACGGGGACTCCTTCGCCGCGCGCGAAGAGGGAGTGATGGGGCTGGACTGCGACGACAAGAGCGCCGAGGTGCACCCCGGGGCCGCCGAGCGGTGCAGCGTCGCGGTGGACTACGACTGCAACGGCTTCAAGGGCTGCCAGGACTCCAGGTGCCAGCAGTCGGCGTGTGATGATGACAATCCTTGCACCACGGGCGACCGGTGTGAGGGCTCGGGAGTGTCGGCGCAGTGCAAGGGCCAGGCGGTGCAGTGCGAGACGCCCGCCGGGGCCTGCGTCCTGGGGGCCGCTTGCTCCCAGGAGACAGGACAGTGCGTCGTCACTCGCAAGCAGTGCGCCGCACCAACGAATACCTGTCTCGAGGCGGGTGTGTGCAATGACACCACCGGCAATTGCGACTATGCCCCCAAGCAGGCCTCCATGAGCTGTGATGACAACCAGGCCTGCACCACGGGAGATGTGTGCAATGGATCAGGGGTCTGTCAGGGCACCCAGACCCCGTGCACGCCCTCCAGCATCTGTTTCCGCGTGAAGTCGGGCTGTACGGCGCTCGGCAATTGCATCGAGGAGCCGGATCCCGCCAAGGTGAGTACCACGTGCACGCTCGAGGGGGGCACGAATGGGGTGTGCCGTGCCACCGACGGCAAGTGCAGCCGCTTCCCCTACATTCCGAGCAACTTCGATCCGGATACCGTCCCCTCTGCGAGCATCATTCCCCTGAACATCACGTGTGATGTGACCTTCAACTCGGAGGACTTGAGCTGGAATCCCGCGACCTGCGTCAGCAATCCGCCCACTCCCATCGAGTTGTCTCAAGGCTCCGGCATGGTGCTGCTCGCCTTGTCGAACTTGAATTTGAACGCGAGTCTTCGGCTCGAGGGCACTCGCCCCGTCATCCTGGCGGTCTACGGAGATGCCACGCTGAACAACCACATCCTCGCCAATGGCAGGGGCACGGTGCCCGGCGCGGGCGGCAGCTTGGAGCAGGCCTGCACGGTACGGCGTGGCCGGGGGGGCGTGTTCAGTGGCTCGGTGGGAGGAGGTGGCGGAGGCGCTGGAGGGGGAACCGCCGGTGCCGCGGGAGGCAATGGGACGGCTGCTGGCTCGGATCGTGGCGAGGGCGGGAGCGCGGGGGGGAATGTCTTCGTGCCTCTCGAGGGCGGTTGTTCGGGAGGGTCTGGAGGAGGTGACGTCGAGGCGGGCAAGGGGGGCGCCGGAGGGGGCGCGGTGCAGATTTCGGTGGCGGGCACCCTCACGGTCAACCAACGGGTCTCCGCCAGTGGAGGTGGCGGGCGCGGCGGGCAGGGCACCGCCGATGGTAAGGTCGGAGGAGCAGGAGGAGGAGGCAGTGGAGGTCAGGTGTTGCTCGAGGCCCACCAACTCAATATCGGCAACTCGAGTCGGCTGACGGCGAATGGAGGAGCGGGGGGCGAGGGCGGTGGTTTTCTCTCCGGCGGCACCAGGAGCAATGGCAGAGCGGGAGGGGATGGTCTCGTGGATTCGGCGAACCAGGCTGCTGGTGGACGTGATGATTCAACCTCGGGTGGAGATGGAGGAGCCGGGGGCTCTCGCAACGGACCTCCTGGTGCTGGCGACGCGGGCCTGTCGGTCGCCGGCTCCAGTGGCGGAGGCGGAGGAGGCGGCGGTGCCGCGGGCCACATCCGGCTGAGGTCCGTGAAGTCCTGCTCCATCAGCAACGCCAACTCCATCAGCCCGGCGACCGACACGCAGTGCCCGCTGTAG